DNA from Diaphorobacter limosus:
ATGGCAGTGCAGGATGGCGAACGGCAGGCCCAGCTCGCGCGCCAGCGCGTGAAAGGCGTCGCGCTCGCGCCGGCGCAGAAAGGCCGCGTCCACGATCACCGGGTAACCGGCCGCAAGCAGGGCGCGCGCCTGCGCGGCCAGCTGCGCGAAGGTGCGGCGTGAGGCCTCGCTGGTGTAGATGTCCAGGCCCAGGGCGGCCGAATCGTCCAGCGGCGCCAGGCCGTGCAGGCGCTTGCGCTCCACGTCCGAGCGCAGCCGCACCGCCCCCTGTTGCAAGAGCTGCGCGGCCGCCGTGGACTTGCCCGAGCCCGACAGTCCGTAGGTGATGAGCAGGCGCGCGCCCAGGGGGGCGGCCAGCCGGTCGGCGCAGGCCAGGTAGTCCGGCCCCTGCGCCGCGCCCCCCTGACTGGCGCGCAGCCGCGCGACCAGGGTGCGCACCAGGGCGCGGTAGACCTCGTAGGGGCGCAGCACGGCCAGGCCGGCGTAGTCGCCGCTGGCGGCCAGGTAGGCGTCCAGAAAACGCCAGGCCAGGTCGGGCCGGCCATGGGCGTGCAGGTCCATGGTCAGAAAGCCGGTGTCGGCCAGCGTGTCAATCCAGCGCAGCGCGGGGCTGAACTCCAGGCAGTCGAAGGCGGTGATCTCGCCGTCGATCCGCACCACATTGCCCAGGTGTAGGTCGCCGTGGCATTCGCGCACCTGGCCGGCGGCGCGGCGCGCGGCCCAATGCCCAGCCAGGGCCGGCTGGCGCGCGCCAAACCAGGCGCGCAGCGCAGCCAGGCGCGCGCCGTCGGCGCCACCGGGTAGCGCCGCCAGCTGGTCCAGCACATCGGCGATCGCCTGGCCCACCTGGGCTGGCCGGCCCCAGTCGCTGCCCGGCACGGCCATGGGCGCCTGGGCATGAAAGTGCGCCAGTTGGGCGGCAAAGGCGTCCATCTCGGCGCCCTGCAGCTGGCCGGCGCGCACCAGGGCGTCGAGCTCGCTGCCCGGGGCGAAGCGGCGCATGCGCAGCACCCAGTCGATGGCGGCGCCGGCCTCCTGCGCGGTGCCGATGCGCGGCTGCCGCACGCTGCCCAGCACGGGCAGCACATCCAGGTACAGCCGTGGCGCCAGGCGCTGGTTCAGGCGCAGCTCCTCGTTGCAGAAATGCCGACGCGCGGCCCGCGTGGAGAAGTCGGCGAACGGCAGACGCAGCGGCTTCTTGAGCTTGTAGGCATGCGCAGGCGTGAGCAGCAGGTGCGACAGATGCGTCTGCAGGTGCTGCACGGGCGCGCCGCCCGCCGCCTCCAGGGCCACGCCCAGCGCCTGCGCCAGGGCATCGCCATCTTCATGATTCAAATCAGGCTCCAGCGCACTATCCATAAGCGTGAACAGCTATCAAATTTCAATAATCTCGGTGGCGCAGGGACTCCATCCACAGCGCATTCGGCCGCCCCTGGCCGGCATATTGCTGGTTGCGCGAGTTGGCGCGCCAGACGCCACCGCCAAAGCCGGGCGTGGGCTCGGCGCGGTACCAGAACCAGCGCCCGTCCTCGTCCTGCGCCAGCCAGTCCCAGCCCTCGGGGGCTTGCGACCAGTCGGGCGTCCAGTCTTCGTCCGTCTGCATGGTTGATCCTCAATCCTGCGCCCGGCGCAGCGTCTGCACCACCGGGCGCTGCAGCACCTCGCGCAGCCCCCACCAGCCCGCGGCCAGCGCCAGCAGAGCGCCCACCAGGCTGCCGGCCAGCGGCACCCAGGGGCGCACCGTCCAGCTGAAGTCGAACACATGGCGCGCAAGAAGCCAGCCCACGGCCACGGCCACGCAGCTCGCCAGAAAGCCGGCGAGCAGGCCCACGCCCAGCAGTTCGGCGCGCTGCACCTGGCGCAGCAGGCTGGCGCGCGCGCCCACGGCGCGCATGATGGCGAACTCGCGCGCGCGCTCCTCGCGCGTGGCGGTGACGGCGGCAAACAGCACCACCAGGCCGGCGGCCAGCGTGAAGGCGAAGAGAAATTCCACCGCCCGTATCACCTGCCCCAGCACGCCCTGCACCTGGGCCAGGGTGGCGCTCATGTCCACGTTGGTGACGTTGGGGAAGGCGCGCACCAGGGCGTTGTCAAAGCCGGCGCTGCCAACGCCGGGCCGCCCGGGGCTGGCAGCAGACCCCTCGGGGGGCAGCGAAGCTTGCGCGGCAGAAGAGCGTGGGGGCCACACTTCAGGCGCGCGGTAGGCAGCCAGGTAGGTCATGGGCACGTCCTGCATCTGCGCCAGCGGGTACATGACGAAGAAGTTGGCACGCATGCTGCTCCAGTCCACATGGCGCAGGCTGGTGATGCGCACCTCGCTGGGCACGCCGCCGATGTCAAAGCGCAGCTGGTCACCCAGCTTCAGGCCGAGTGTCTTGGCAATGCCCTCCTCGACGCTCACGGCGCCGGCCTCCTCGGGCGTCCAGCGGCCGGCGGAGATGCTGTTGTGCGTCGGCGGCTGGCTGGCGTTGGAAAGGTTGAACTCGCGATCGACCAGGCCCTTGGCGCGCTCGTCGGGGTAGTCGTCCAGGCTCACGGCACGGCCGTTGATGGCCACCAGGCGGCCGCGGAACATGGGGTACCAGTCGTACTGCGCCACGCCCGCCTGCGCCAGCCGCGCGCGAAAGTCCTCGGCCTGGTCCGGCATGATGTTAATCACGAAGCGGTTCGGGGCATGGGCCGGCGTGGCCTGCTGCCAGCTGGCGATCAGGTCGGTGCGCAGCAACACCAGCAGCACCAGGGCCAGCAGGCCCACGGCCAGGCTGCTGACCTGCACCACGGCATAGGCCGGGCGCGCGGCGATCTGGCGCGTGGCCAGCACCAGGGCGCGCGGCGCGGTGGATTCATGCACGCTTTTCTTCAGCAGCCACACGGCCACCCAGGCCAGCAGCGCAAACAGCAGCACGGCCGCGGCAAAGCCGCCCACGGCAATCGCGCCCAGCTTCCAGTCGCGGCTGACCACCAGCAGCAGCGCGGCAAAGCCGGCCACGCCCAGCCCCAGCACGGCGAGGGACGCGGGACGCACGGCGCCCAGATCACGGCGCAGCACGCGCAGCGGCGGCACCTGGGCCAGCTGCAGCACCGGCGGCAGGCCGAAGGCGCACATCAGCGTCAGGCCCACGCCCACACCCAACACCACCGGCCAGAGGCTGGCCGCCGGCAGGCCAGACTGCACCAGCCCGGCCAGCAACCAGACGAACACATGGTGCACGGCAAAGCCCAGCAGCACGCCCAGGGCGCTGGCAAACAGGCCCACCAGCGCGAATTCGAACGCATAGGCGCCGGCAATGCTGCGCTGGCTTTGGCCGAGCACGCGCAACAGCGCCGCGGCATCCAGATGCTCGTTGGCAAAACCGCGCGCGGCCAGGGCCACGGCCACGGCCGACAGCAGCGCCGCCAGCAGCGCCACCAGGCTCAAGAATTTTTGCGCCCGGTCCAGCGTCTGGCGCATCTCGGGGCGGCCGCTGTCCAGCGTCTCCACGCGCACGCCATGCATGCCGGGCTGCTCCGCCGCCCGCGCGGCCCAGTCAGAAAAGCGCTGCACGGCCGCGGGGTTGCCGGCCACGGCAAAGCGGTAGGTGATGCGGCTGGCCGGCTGCACCAGGCCGGTGGCGCTCAGGTCGGCCGCGTTCACCATGACGCGCGGGGCAAAGCTCATGAAGCCGGCGCCGCGGTCAGGCTCCAGCGTGATGATGCGCGTGGCGCGCAGCCGCGTATCACCCAGCAGCAGGTAGTCGCCCAGCTGCAGCCCCAGCGAGTCGAGCAAGGGCGCGTCCACCCAGACCTCGCCCGGCGCCGGTATGTCCTGCGCAGGGCTGCCGGGGCGCTGCGGGTCGTCGGTGACCTGCACATGGCCGCGCAGCGGGTAGCCGGCCTCCACGCTCTTGAGCGCCACCAGGCGGCTGGCGCCGCCCTGGGCGTCGCTGGCGCGGCCCATGGTGGGAAAGCTCAGCGTGGTGACGCTCGCCAGGCCCAGCGTGCGCGCCTGCTGCACAAACGCCGCCGGCGTGGGGTTGTCGCTGGCCACGACGGCGTCGCCGCCCAGCAGCTGCACGGCGTCGCGCGCCAGCCCGCCCTGCAGGCGATCGGCAAAAAAGCCCACCGAGGTCAGCGCCGCCACGGCCAGCGTGACGGCGACCATCAACAGCCGCAGCTCGCCCGCGCGCAGGTCGCGCCACAGCGTGCGCCAGCCCAGGGAAAGAAAAGAGGATGTACCGGCAGCGCGCTGCCGCGCGCCTGCCGAGCCTGAAGATTGAGACATGGCCGGCATCATGCCACCGGCTTGCACCGGGGTGCCGTCAGGTGCTCTTGCTCACCGAGATGGTGGGGAACTTGGACGAAAAATCCTTGGAC
Protein-coding regions in this window:
- a CDS encoding AAA family ATPase — encoded protein: MNHEDGDALAQALGVALEAAGGAPVQHLQTHLSHLLLTPAHAYKLKKPLRLPFADFSTRAARRHFCNEELRLNQRLAPRLYLDVLPVLGSVRQPRIGTAQEAGAAIDWVLRMRRFAPGSELDALVRAGQLQGAEMDAFAAQLAHFHAQAPMAVPGSDWGRPAQVGQAIADVLDQLAALPGGADGARLAALRAWFGARQPALAGHWAARRAAGQVRECHGDLHLGNVVRIDGEITAFDCLEFSPALRWIDTLADTGFLTMDLHAHGRPDLAWRFLDAYLAASGDYAGLAVLRPYEVYRALVRTLVARLRASQGGAAQGPDYLACADRLAAPLGARLLITYGLSGSGKSTAAAQLLQQGAVRLRSDVERKRLHGLAPLDDSAALGLDIYTSEASRRTFAQLAAQARALLAAGYPVIVDAAFLRRRERDAFHALARELGLPFAILHCHADPDRLRERVRQRRAAGGDPSEADLAVLARQQQQAEPLAPEEQQRTLDLATDQAWDAPALYRRWLSVQA
- a CDS encoding ABC transporter permease, whose protein sequence is MSQSSGSAGARQRAAGTSSFLSLGWRTLWRDLRAGELRLLMVAVTLAVAALTSVGFFADRLQGGLARDAVQLLGGDAVVASDNPTPAAFVQQARTLGLASVTTLSFPTMGRASDAQGGASRLVALKSVEAGYPLRGHVQVTDDPQRPGSPAQDIPAPGEVWVDAPLLDSLGLQLGDYLLLGDTRLRATRIITLEPDRGAGFMSFAPRVMVNAADLSATGLVQPASRITYRFAVAGNPAAVQRFSDWAARAAEQPGMHGVRVETLDSGRPEMRQTLDRAQKFLSLVALLAALLSAVAVALAARGFANEHLDAAALLRVLGQSQRSIAGAYAFEFALVGLFASALGVLLGFAVHHVFVWLLAGLVQSGLPAASLWPVVLGVGVGLTLMCAFGLPPVLQLAQVPPLRVLRRDLGAVRPASLAVLGLGVAGFAALLLVVSRDWKLGAIAVGGFAAAVLLFALLAWVAVWLLKKSVHESTAPRALVLATRQIAARPAYAVVQVSSLAVGLLALVLLVLLRTDLIASWQQATPAHAPNRFVINIMPDQAEDFRARLAQAGVAQYDWYPMFRGRLVAINGRAVSLDDYPDERAKGLVDREFNLSNASQPPTHNSISAGRWTPEEAGAVSVEEGIAKTLGLKLGDQLRFDIGGVPSEVRITSLRHVDWSSMRANFFVMYPLAQMQDVPMTYLAAYRAPEVWPPRSSAAQASLPPEGSAASPGRPGVGSAGFDNALVRAFPNVTNVDMSATLAQVQGVLGQVIRAVEFLFAFTLAAGLVVLFAAVTATREERAREFAIMRAVGARASLLRQVQRAELLGVGLLAGFLASCVAVAVGWLLARHVFDFSWTVRPWVPLAGSLVGALLALAAGWWGLREVLQRPVVQTLRRAQD